AATAGAAGAGCGTACATGGCCAGTCACCAAGCAGTCTTGGCCCGTTTCATGCCACTCGACCCGAAAGGTGACACGCTGCCTCTGGGCTGTGGGCTGTCTTCTTTCAAGTTGGAGTTCAGCATAGCAAGCTCTCGCAATTGTTGCCTTTTGTACAAATCCTGAGACTCGTCCTGAAATGAGAAAAAAAATAATCAGGCAGGAGCTTCGAGAGGTGGCGAAACGAGTAGGTCAAGCAAGTTGTATAGCGGGTCAAAACAGTATCTTTTGTCTAACTTCATACTATTTCAGTAATAAtctaaatttttttaataaataacaaaaaatacAGTTACGCCACTTTCAACCCGTTTTTTAGATAATTTTTCTATTTTCCCCTCAAGAGATAAAACATGACCTAATTTGACCCATTTATAAGaatactaaggggctgtttggcagcCTCTAAACCagtaagtgttgaaccagtatgAGGTATGACCGGGTAAGTGGCTCTGAACCAGTAAGTGCTAAGCTAGTAAgtaagtagggctgtaaacgaaccgaacaaacacgaacaagaccttgtttgttaagaaatatatttgttcgcgaaccgttcacgaacacttatcgaacgagattttatgttcgtgttcgtttgtttaggTAATGAagttgttcgtgttcgtttgtgtttgtttgttaattttaggaaacaaacaaaaagaacattgacgaacacaaatgagcacaaaataatgttcatgaacacaaatggaaacaaatgaacacaaacaatcgcccatgaacagaatatataatacacttacacttattaaatatttaatttgtcagaattttgaagtatttaaatagatataaaaactaaaaacactaatgaactattaaacacaaacaaacacgttaccgaacgttcacgaacataaacgaacgaacacgacttctgttcatgtttgttcatttaactaaacgaacgaaatttcttgttcgtgtttgtttgtttattaaacgaacgaacacaaacggacttcccgccgaacggttcacgaactgttcgccgaacgtttggttcgtttgcagcgcTACTAGTAAGTGCTATCTGGCTAAAGCTTTGAATAACTGTgcaaaatgactattttacccctCTGAACCATTTTGTGTTGAATTAAATGTATCTGGTGGTTggcaggtggtgatggtggttgttgGCAGTGTTGTTGGCGGTAACGGGTGGTGATAGTGGTTGTTGGCAGTGTTGCTGGTGAGTGGCGGTGGTCAATTGAACAACCATTAAGATGTGTTATTTTTGTAAACCGAACACCCTTACCTCTTAGTGATtcagaggtagcctcttaatggaAATATGGAATCATTAAGAGGctaacaaacagcccctaaatggGTTGAATTGCCAAATTTAGTAACAACTTGTATGCTAGATGTTGTACAGATGTGACTGCATGAGGTACAAGTATAATCATGCAGGAGAAGAATGTTAACATACCACTGGTATGAGCAGCTCTTCGATGATTTCTTGCGCTTGTCTCAAACGAACGTCAACAATGGTTGCAGGCAACTCCGCCTCTATCAAAATGTGAAGTGGCTCATTAAGGTGCTCATAGCCCGGTCTACCCCTCAAACTCTCCTCCTATTTTGAAAACACAATTAACAACTTTAGAAATTACAAAGAATtgatataaaaaaaaacagatatTTCCATGTTAAGAGTATTCTTGTTTTAACAAAAAATAAAGATACGATATTTAACACACAACTCTTGAAAGATTGGATATTTCCATACGTGTGACAATTATAtacttaaaaaaaaaagttaccaTTTTAACATGTTACCCAACCGGCCCGTTTTGCCACCACTAGCTAAAAGGATGTGATTTGTACACATGGTTATAAAAATACATAATATCTAGACGAGCTTCACATATCGAGCTTGACTAGACACATGAGCCTAAACGAGTCTATTATTTAGTCAAAGTATTAATACAGATTTACATAATAAGTATTATTCTATGTAAGTTTACCTTTTCAGGGTCTTTAATGGAGCCCTGGCCTCTAATGAAGACACGACAGCCTGTTGAGGCTTCCACACGCTTCAACGAATTGCCTCTAGGACCTAGAAGCCTCCCAACAAAGTTGAACtgataatattaaaaaaaaaaaaaaaaaaaaactcaataaGTTCTTCATTTGATACAAGGTTATGGAAATAGAACAAAAATAATTTCCAATTAATTTTATTTAAAGACGTATAGCGTACATTAGGAAAGTTGTTTACGGGTATATCCAAACGCAAGATCCTCTTTGTAATGAATGAGCTCGGGCTAGCTGGTGCTGCATTCCATTGATCCATTGGCAATCCTTGTGGCATACCTAATCTCTATGAACAAAAAGCATGTGTTTGGTAGGGTTAGTTGTGTAAAACACCAACCTACTTTCACTTTTTTCCAGTTTGTTACCGATCAAAACGGTGAAGTTTaataaaaagtaaataaaagagaAACGGGTCAAACTGTTTAAAAGCTTCCAAGAAGATCGATCGTTATTTATATCTTAGCTTTTGTAATTTTATACGTAATATATCACTTCTTTTTTAAACTAAAGAAATGAACTAAAACAGTGTTAGCGAGTCAACCCGACCCATTCAACATGCCTATTTCACGACCTATAGTTGTGTTTTCTCAACTGTTTAACCTATGCAACATGTTCCTTTTATAGCTAATGTTTTCAATTATTTACCCCTTTGACATATTACGAATAAAACCGAGCACAAATCAAAATCAACCCATTCATATGTAAAGCGGTTGAGATTACCACCTCTAGTCATACTTATATCCAAATAATACAATACTTAAAAAGAGaaaatatagtatatatttaattatttaacgAAAAAATTTACCTCGTGTTGAAGAGGACTCCAGCCCGCATTTCCATTCCAACGGATTAAACCATTTGCATCGATATCAGAAATAACGTCTAAAGGATGCAAAGGACTCGGGCTACCACGTTGCATTCTATCAAAGTCATTAAAACCTTGATTCGGTATCCCTGTTGAAGCCCTGAATATCTCTGTGAAGGAAATAGATTAATATTAATAACATTACTAATTTGCAAGATAATTTTACTACATTTCGAGGAAACAATCGAGCGATTTCTAGTATGTTTATAAGTGCACATTGTAACTTCCAACCCATCTACACTACATTATTCAAATTTattttcaagaaaatgtgttTTCCAAGATCCGAAACCGTACAAGCAACAAACAAACAATCCATTACAAGCAACAAATCAACAGATTAACAAAGAACACATCAATACAAATTTGAGAAATCAATTAAAAGATCTTGAAATCAGCATCTAAATTAAAAATGTATTATTATACAAGTTTCAAGATTCATAACAAAAGATCAAATTCACAAATGCCAAGAAcagattgattgattgattgtatCTTTATTCATAAGCATGTCTAGATCCAAACAGTGCATAAAAAAGATTGAACCTTGATTCAACAACTTAGTGCAAAATGGAAGAATTCTCATGAAAGGTGCAAGCTTCAGTTTT
This genomic stretch from Helianthus annuus cultivar XRQ/B chromosome 8, HanXRQr2.0-SUNRISE, whole genome shotgun sequence harbors:
- the LOC110873411 gene encoding KH domain-containing protein At3g08620, coding for MSSLYGQNLTYSPARAPSSPHIWANPDVESSYLAELLEEKLKLAPFMRILPFCTKLLNQEIFRASTGIPNQGFNDFDRMQRGSPSPLHPLDVISDIDANGLIRWNGNAGWSPLQHERLGMPQGLPMDQWNAAPASPSSFITKRILRLDIPVNNFPNFNFVGRLLGPRGNSLKRVEASTGCRVFIRGQGSIKDPEKEESLRGRPGYEHLNEPLHILIEAELPATIVDVRLRQAQEIIEELLIPVDESQDLYKRQQLRELAMLNSNLKEDSPQPRGSVSPFGSSGMKRAKTAW